From a single Nakaseomyces glabratus chromosome F, complete sequence genomic region:
- the ENO1 gene encoding phosphopyruvate hydratase ENO1 (CAGL0F08261g~Ortholog(s) have high molecular weight kininogen binding, phosphopyruvate hydratase activity) codes for MSVTKVHARTVYDSRGNPTVEVEVYTKDGMFRAIVPSGASTGSHEALELRDGDKSKWEGKGVTKAVSNVNDIIGPKLIESKLDVKDQKAIDEFMIKLDGTKNKSKLGANAILGVSLAVARAGAAAKGVPLYQHIAELADMKKEPYVIPCPFFNVLNGGVHAGGNLALQEFLIAPVGAESFHEALRLGSEVYHKLKALAKKRIGSSAGNVGDEGGIAPSLSTPFEALDLIYDAIKEAGHEGKVKIAMDPASSEFFQGDKYDLDFKNPHPDAKNKLSGAQLGDYYKTILEKYPIVSLEDPFAEDDWEAWTNFFPKAGVQIIADDLTVTNPERIQTAIDKKTADCLLLKVNQIGSLTESINSAKLAYGAGWGVQVSHRSGETEDTFIADLVVGLRTGQIKSGSLARSERLAKWNQILRIEEELGASNTIFAGAKFHKGQLL; via the coding sequence ATGTCAGTCACTAAAGTCCACGCCAGAACAGTCTATGACTCCAGAGGTAACCCTACAGTTGAAGTAGAGGTCTACACCAAGGACGGTATGTTCAGGGCTATTGTCCCATCCGGTGCCTCAACGGGTTCTCATGAAGCCCTCGAGCTTCGTGACGGTGACAAGTCCAAGTGGGAAGGTAAAGGTGTCACCAAGGCTGTCTCCAATGTCAACGATATCATTGGACCAAAGCTGATTGAATCCAAGCTGGATGTCAAGGACCAAAAAGCCATCGATGAGTTCATGATCAAGCTTGACGGTACAAAGAACAAGAGTAAGTTGGGTGCCAACGCAATCTTGGGTGTTTCTTTGGCTGTCGCTAGGGCCGGTGCCGCTGCCAAAGGGGTGCCACTGTACCAACACATCGCTGAGTTGGCGGACATGAAGAAAGAACCATACGTCATTCCTTGTCCTTTCTTCAACGTCTTGAACGGTGGTGTCCATGCTGGTGGTAACCTGGCTTTGCAAGAATTTTTAATTGCTCCTGTTGGCGCTGAGTCCTTCCATGAGGCTTTGAGACTAGGTTCCGAAGTCTACCACAAGTTGAAGGCCTTGGCTAAGAAGAGAATCGGCTCTTCTGCTGGCAATGTCGGTGATGAGGGTGGTATCGCCCCATCTCTATCTACTCCATTCGAAGCTTTGGATTTGATCTACGACGCTATCAAAGAAGCTGGTCACGAAGGTAAGGTGAAGATTGCCATGGACCCCGCTTCTTCGGAATTTTTCCAAGGTGACAAGTATGACTTGGACTTTAAGAACCCACATCCAGATGCTAAGAACAAGTTGTCAGGTGCTCAACTCGGTGACTACTACAAGACCATTTTGGAAAAATATCCAATTGTGTCTTTGGAAGATCCATTTGCTGAAGACGACTGGGAGGCTTGGACTAACTTCTTCCCTAAGGCAGGTGTTCAAATCATCGCTGATGACTTAACTGTCACCAACCCTGAAAGAATCCAAACTGCCATTGACAAGAAGACTGCTGACtgtttgttgttgaagGTTAACCAAATTGGTTCTTTGACAGAATCAATTAACTCTGCTAAGCTGGCTTACGGTGCCGGCTGGGGTGTCCAGGTTTCCCATAGATCTGGTGAAACTGAAGACACTTTCATTGCTGATCTTGTTGTTGGTTTGAGAACTGGTCAAATTAAATCTGGTTCTCTGGCTAGATCAGAAAGATTGGCAAAGTGGAACCAAATTTTGAGAATTGAAGAGGAATTGGGTGCTTCAAACACAATTTTTGCAGGTGCCAAATTCCATAAGGGACAATTGTTGTAA
- the GCN5 gene encoding histone acetyltransferase GCN5 (CAGL0F08283g~Ortholog(s) have histone acetyltransferase activity (H3-K14 specific), histone acetyltransferase activity (H3-K9 specific), lysine-acetylated histone binding activity), which translates to MVTRRRLHHPEVEQVSKRQKVDKAESKNKKHADVAAERGEQSTEDHEDESQDKKDKKVVGDNRDEDEEVSPNGQEAAEDNDDRKDKDAKEKDTETNDEGTEKSHTDVNDDDDDVDESKEEDAAAAVDITKEKKDEQESDNKTEEKKVQENEEEEEEDENKNDEDVEELGSTEPVDDEKKGLVKFEFDGVEYKFKERASVIEENEGKIEFRVVSNDNTRENMMVLTGLKNIFQKQLPKMPKEYIARLVYDRSHLSMAVIRKPLTVVGGITYKPFNKRQFAEIVFCAISSTEQVRGYGAHLMNHLKDYVRNTSDIRYFLTYADNYAIGYFKKQGFTKDITLDKKVWMGYIKDYEGGTLMQCSMLPRIRYLDAAKILLLQEAALRRKIRTISKSHVVHPGLECFNDIENIKPIDPMSIPGLKEAGWTPEMDELAQRPKRGPHYAAIQNILVELQNHAAAWPFLRPVNKEEVPDYYEFIKEPMDLSTMELKLENNKYEKMEEFIYDARLVCNNCRLYNGENTSYYKYANRLEKFFNNKVKEIPEYSHLID; encoded by the coding sequence ATGGTTACGAGGAGGAGATTGCATCACCCTGAAGTGGAGCAGGTGTCTAAACGGCAGAAAGTCGATAAGGCTGAGAGCAAGAATAAGAAGCATGCGGACGTTGCTGCAGAGAGAGGTGAACAATCCACCGAGGACCACGAAGATGAATCACAGGACAAGAAGGACAAGAAAGTGGTAGGAGACAATAGAGACGAAGACGAAGAGGTGTCACCGAATGGACAAGAAGCAGCAGAGGATAACGACGATAGAAAGGATAAAGACGCCAAAGAGAAAGATACAGAGACGAATGATGAAGGCACGGAGAAGAGCCACACTGATGtaaatgatgatgatgacgatgtTGATGAgagtaaagaagaagatgcagcagcagcagtTGACATTACCAAGGAGAAGAAAGACGAACAAGAGAGCGATAACAAAActgaagagaagaaagttcaagaaaatgaagaagaagaagaagaagacgaaaataaaaatgatgaagacgTTGAAGAACTGGGTAGCACTGAACCTGTAGATGATGAGAAGAAAGGTCTTGTTAAATTCGAATTTGATGGCGTGGAATACAAGTTTAAGGAAAGAGCAAGTGTGATAGAAGAGAATGAAGGTAAAATTGAGTTCCGTGTGGTGAGTAACGACAACACAAGAGAAAATATGATGGTCTTGACTGGTCTTAAGAACATCTTCCAAAAACAATTACCAAAGATGCCAAAGGAATATATTGCTAGACTGGTTTACGACAGGAGCCATCTATCGATGGCTGTGATACGAAAACCGCTAACAGTTGTGGGTGGTATTACGTACAAACCATTCAATAAAAGGCAATTTGCAGAGATTGTATTTTGTGCCATCAGTTCCACTGAGCAAGTTCGAGGGTATGGTGCTCACCTTATGAACCATTTGAAGGACTACGTACGAAACACTTCTGATATTAGGTACTTTTTGACATACGCCGATAATTACGCTATCggttatttcaaaaagcaAGGTTTCACAAAAGATATCACATTAGATAAAAAGGTATGGATGGGATACATCAAGGATTATGAAGGAGGTACCTTAATGCAATGCTCTATGCTCCCAAGAATTCGTTATCTGGATGCCGCAAAGATCTTGCTACTACAAGAAGCAGCTCTGAGGAGGAAAATACGTACTATATCGAAATCTCACGTTGTTCATCCTGGATTAGAATGCTTTAATGACATAGAAAATATCAAACCAATCGATCCGATGTCCATACCAGGTTTAAAGGAAGCCGGATGGACTCCAGAGATGGACGAGCTGGCTCAAAGACCAAAGAGGGGCCCTCATTATGCGGCAATTCAGAATATTTTGGTGGAACTGCAAAATCATGCTGCTGCATGGCCATTCTTAAGACCTGTCAATAAAGAAGAGGTTCCAGATTATTATGAGTTTATTAAAGAACCAATGGACTTAAGTACTATGGAACTAAAGCTggaaaacaacaaatacGAAAAAATGGAGGAGTTTATTTACGACGCCAGATTAGTTTGTAACAACTGTCGGCTGTATAATGGTGAGAACACTTCATATTACAAGTATGCCAACAGacttgaaaaattcttcaataataaGGTTAAAGAAATACCTGAATACTCACATTTGATCGATTAG
- the MTM1 gene encoding Mtm1p (CAGL0F08305g~Ortholog(s) have metallochaperone activity, pyridoxal phosphate binding activity, role in manganese ion transport, pyridoxal phosphate transport and mitochondrion localization), with translation MTDRPPATLTIQERMMSATVGSLLTSVILTPMDVVRIRLQQQQMLADCGCADISELDDSKVRKRISEGGVRRNTLEQLRQSKVVNRIDTVPKIFWESTCFQNLNCRNQKFNGTLEAFEKIAKFEGVTTLWRGISITLLMAIPANVVYFTGYEYVRDRSPLNGLYPTINPLICGAFARTLAATSVAPLELIKTKLQSIPSSSMKNGSVIMYRDLFNEIKSEIAMRGVAQTMFKGLEITLWRDVPFSAIYWASYEFYKTKVAYLSPSTFDKNSSNWFHFTNSFLGGFISGSLAAICTHPFDVGKTRQQISLVTDKKLANSNLKYGSSNTMFGFLNYIRKTEGIGALYTGLAPRVAKIAPSCAIMISSYELTKRLFM, from the coding sequence ATGACAGACAGACCTCCAGCGACTCTGACCATCCAGGAACGGATGATGAGTGCTACTGTGGGCTCACTGTTGACATCTGTGATACTAACGCCGATGGATGTGGTACGTATACGGCTTCAGCAGCAGCAGATGTTAGCGGATTGCGGGTGTGCTGATATTTCGGAGCTCGATGATAGCAAAGTCAGAAAGAGAATTAGTGAAGGAGGTGTACGAAGGAACACTCTGGAGCAGCTACGACAGTCTAAAGTGGTTAATAGAATTGACACTGTACCTAAGATATTCTGGGAGAGTACatgttttcaaaatttgaactGCAGAAACCAGAAGTTTAATGGGACTTTAGAGGCTTTTGAGAAAATAGCAAAATTTGAAGGTGTAACTACATTGTGGAGAGGTATATCAATTACTTTACTTATGGCAATTCCCGCAAATGTGGTATACTTTACTGGTTATGAGTATGTAAGAGATAGATCTCCATTGAATGGCTTGTATCCGACTATCAATCCATTAATTTGCGGAGCTTTTGCCAGAACTCTTGCCGCCACTTCGGTAGCTCCATTAGAACTTATTAAGACGAAACTTCAAAGCATCCCTAGCTCTTCGATGAAAAATGGTTCAGTAATAATGTACAGGGATTTGTTCAACGAGATTAAAAGTGAGATTGCCATGCGTGGTGTAGCACAAACTATGTTTAAGGGTCTAGAGATTACCTTATGGAGAGATGTGCCATTCAGTGCTATTTACTGGGCTTCTTATGAATTCTACAAAACGAAAGTAGCCTATTTGTCTCCATCAACATTTGATAAAAACAGTTCAAATTGGTTCCATTTTACTAATAGCTTCCTTGGTGGTTTTATTAGTGGCTCTCTCGCAGCTATATGTACACATCCTTTTGATGTGGGTAAAACACGGCAACAAATTAGTCTTGTGACGGATAAGAAATTAGCGAATTCGAATTTGAAGTACGGATCATCAAACACAATGTTTGGATTCCTAAACTATATTCGTAAAACCGAAGGAATTGGGGCATTGTATACCGGACTAGCTCCCAGAGTTGCAAAGATTGCTCCTAGTTGTGCAATCATGATTTCTAGTTATGAATTAACTAAGAGACTTTTCATGTaa